Below is a window of Moorella thermoacetica DNA.
TAGCGGCCGACATTGCCCAGATCATAACGTCTGGGGTCAAAGAAGAGGGATTCCAGCAAGTTTCTGGCGCTGTCCACCGTCGGCGGTTCACCTGGCCGCAGGCGTTTATAGATTTCAACCAGGGCCTCTTCTTCAGATTCCGTGTTATCCTTTTCCAGGGTGTTCTGGATACGGCCGTCGTAATCAAAAAGCTCAAGAATTCGGGCATTGGTGTTGTAGCCCAGGGCACGGAGGAGGATTGTTACCGGTATTTTACGGGTACGATCAATGCGGACATAAATGCTCTCCGTATTATCGGTTTCAAACTCCAGCCAGGCGCCCCGGTTGGGGATCACCGTGGCTCCGTAAACCTTGGTTCCGCTGGCATCAATACCTTCAGCATAATAGGCACCCGGCGAACGGACCAGTTGGCTGACAATAACCCTCTCGGCGCCATTGATGATAAAGGTGCCCTTATCGGTCATCAGGGGGAAATCCCCCATGAAGACCTCCTGTTCCTTAACCTCGCCGGTTTCTCTGTTAATCAAGCGTACCTTGACCCGCAGGGGGGCAGCGTAGGTCATATCCCGCTCTTTGCATTCGTCCTCTGAATACTTGGGCTCGCCCAGGGAATAATCTACAAATTGCAGAATCAGGTTGCCGGTGAAGTCCTGAATAGGCGAGATATCGTGAAAGAGCTCCCGCAGTCCAGTATCAATAAACCACTGATAGGAGTTACGCTGGATTTCAATAAGGTTTGGTAACTCCAGGGTCTCTTTGATCTTGGCAAAGGTCCACCGTTCCCTGGCCCCAACCTTGACTGGATAAGCCAAAGTTCAAGTCCCCCCCACAAGAAATTCAAAAGCAAGGCACTAAAAAACCTCGCTTTTGTCATCTAAAATTCCTGCTACCTATTATTTCCGTATGAGGTAATACTTAATCCTCTGCCCACAATTAATGGCATTTTATTATGCTAGCACAAGGGGTGATAAATGTCAAGGAAAATTGCGGGCAAAAAATGATAAGCCGGGGAACCCAGGGTTCCCCGGCTGCCAGCCCGACTATTTAATCTCGACGGTGGCGCCGGCCTCTTCGAGTTTGGCCTTGATGCTCTCAGCTTCCTCTTTGCTGACCTTTTCTTTAACCGGCTTGGGTGCTTCGTCGACCAGGGCCTTCGCCTCTTTTAGCCCCAGTGCGGTAATCTCCCGGACGACTTTGATAACGTTGATCTTCTTGTCACCGGCTTCCTTCAAGATGACGTCGAACTCGGTTTGCTCTTCAGCCGGTGCTTCAGCCGGGGCGGCGGCACCGGGGGCTACAGCCATGGCCACCGGAGCGGCGGCGCTGACGCCGAATTCATCCTCCAGGGCTTTCACCAGCTCAGACAATTCCAGAACCGTCAATCCTTTTACGGCTTCAATGATTTCCTGTACTTTGCTCATGATGTAAATTCCTCCTTATGTTAAGCTACTGCTTCCTTTTGCTTGCGGATGGCTTCGAGGGCGTAGACCAGGTTGCGCATGTTACCAGCCAGGACATTGACCAGGCCGGACAGGGGCGCCTGGAAACCGCCTACCATTTTAGCCAGGAGCTCCTCGCGGGACGGCAGGTCGGAAAGGGCCTTGATCTCGTTGATGCCAATAATTTTGCCCTGCAATACACCGACCTTGATCTGGAAAGTCTTGCTGTTGCGCACTACCTCATTCAATATTTTCGCAGGGGCCACAGGATCAGTAGCGCTGAAGGCTATCGCTGTTGGACCCTGGAGGTGAGGTTCGAGGCCATCCAGGCCAAGTTCTCGGGCCGCCCGGGCCGTCAGGGTGTTCTTTACTACCTTGAACTCTACTCCGGCCTCCCGCAATTGCCGGCGGAGTTTAGTCATCTCCGCTACATTTAGTCCCCGGTAATCAGCCAAGATGGAAAGAATAGAGGTTCCCAATTTATCTTTTATCTCCTGCGTAGCTGCCACCTTGGCCTCACGTTGCTTATTCATTTAGTCACCTCCTGTCTGCTTAAAAAGTTAAAGCCCCCGCAGACAGGCGAGGGCAATAGCTGACTAACCGTTTAGACGGTTAACTTTTTTACCTCGGCAGGCAAATTTAAGCCGATGGCACCTGCTGTCTACGGCAAACCAATATTTAGTTAACTGGTATATTTATTTAACAGCCCGCAAGGGATTGACCCTGATTCCCGGTCCCATGGTAGTGGCCAGGCTGACGCTCTTTAAATACTGACCCTTGGCCGTGGCCGGTTTGGCCCTTAAAAGGGCGTCCATCAAGGCCTGAAAGTTTTCTTTTAATTTGCTGGCTTCAAAGCTGGCCTTACCGATTGGGGCATGGATAATGGCTGTCTTATCAACCCGGAATTCGATTTTACCTGCTTTCACTTCTTTGACAGCCCGGGCTATATCCATGGTAACTGTGCCTGCCTTGGGGTTGGGCATTAAACCCCGGGGGCCCAGGATGCGGCCCAGTCTACCGACCAGGCCCATCATATCCGGAGTGGCGATGGCGACATCAAAGTCCAGCCAGCCCCCCTGGATCTTTTCTACCAGGTCTTCAGCGCCGACAAAGTCAGCCCCGGCCTCTTCTGCTTCTTTTGCCTTATCGCCCTTGGCAAAAACCAGGACGCGCCGGGTCTTCCCGGTACCGTTGGGCAGGACCACCGTACCCCGTACCTGCTGATCGGCGTGGCGGGGGTCGACGCCAAGTTTTACCGCCACTTCTACCGTTTCATCGAATTTGGCGCTGGCTGTTTTTTTCAGGAGTTCAATAGCCTCATCTGGCTCGTAGAGTTCCTGTCGGGAAACCAGTTTGCTAACTTCTCGATATCTCTTACCGTGCTTGGGCATATACTATTCCTCCTTGTGGTACTAGCGGATTGCTCCTCCCACCGGGTTAAAGGTCAGGCCTCTACTTCCACGCCCATGCTCCGGGCAGTTCCCTCAATCATGCGCATGGCAGCCTCAATACTGGCAGCATTGAGGTCTTTCATTTTCATCTCGGCAATTTCCCGGATTTTCTCCCGAGAAACCTTGCCCACCTTCTTGCGATTGGGCTCGCCCGAGGCCGTCTCTATACCCAGGGCTTTTTTCAGCAAAACGGCTGCTGGCGGCGTTTTAGTGATAAATGTAAAGGAACGATCCTCATAAACGGTGATTTCTACCGGGATAATCAGACCAGCCTGGGAAGCCGTCCGGTCGTTAAACTCCTTTACAAAGGCCATAATATTAACCCCGTGCTGGCCCAGGGCCGGGCCCACCGGTGGGGCTGGCGTTGCTTTGCCTGCCGGTACTTGCAATTTGACTATAGCTGCTACTTTCTTGGCCATCTTTCACCACCTCCCTGCTAGCCTATTTTTTCAATCTGGTTAAAATCCAGCTCAATGGGCGTCTCGCGGCCGAACATGGATACCAGGACCCTTAATTTGCCTTTATCAGGCATAATTTCTTCTATCGAACCAATGAAATTTTCAAAGGGCCCGCTAGTCACCCTGACGTTTTCGCCAACAGTAACGTCAATACGTGGCCGCGGTTCCTCAACGCCCATCTGCTGTAAAATCTGGTCGACTTCTTCTTCGCGCAAGGGTATGGGTTTATTACCCGTACCCACAAAACCGGTAACCCCGGGTGTGTTACGAACCACATACCAGGAGGCATCCGTTAAAACCATTTCCACCATGACATAGCCCGGGTAAACCTTGCGCTTGACTATCTTACGCTTGCCGTCCTTGATCTGGACCTCGTCTTCCATGGGCACTACAACCCGGAAGATCTTATCGCCCATATTCATGGACTCAACGCGTTTTTCCAGATTGGCTTTTACTTTATTTTCGTAGCCAGAATAAGTGTGGATAACATACCAAGCCTTTTCCATGGTATACCTCGTTTAGCCTCTAGCGCAGGATCAATTTACCCAGCAGGAAACTAAAGGCCGAGTCGAATACGGATAATAAAGCGGCCACGATCAGCACCGATACCAACACCACGGTAGTATAGGTTACCAATTCTCGCCGAGTCGGCCAATGGACCTTCTTCAATTCGGCCCAGGAACCCTTGAGAAATTTGGTAACCCGTTCATTGAAGGCTACCTTGTTTGCGCTCGGTTTAGCCACACTCTTGGTTACCATTTGCAAGCTCCTATCTTATTTCGTTTCCTTATGGACCGTATGCCTGCCGCAGAAGCTGCAATACTTCTTCAACTCGATGCGATCGGGATCGTTCTTTTTGTTTTTGGTGCTTATATAATTACGCCGTTTGCATTCGGTACAGGCTAGGGTAATTCCTACCCGCATTGCCGGCCACCTCCTCAGAAAGACACTCAAGATAATTTAGCATAAATATTAAACCCTGTCAATGTTTGTTTGGTGATTTCCATTTATGATACGGTCTTAAATTATTTTCTACGCGAAGGACGCTTTTCCCTGCTTGTCCGTTCTATATTATTGCCCCGGACCTGGAAATTAACTCCTCCCGGGGTTGCTTCCGGCAGGTAATAGGATATATTAGAAGGGTAAGTATGTAAAGGAAAGGAAGTACGTCATGCCTGTCCTACTTTTGATCCTGCTTTCGGTATTCCTGGGGGCTGTAGCCCAGGTATTGTTCAAAGTCGGGGTCCAGCACCTGGGCCAGTTGGTTTTTGATTTCCAGGGGCTGGCCCGCCTGGTCTTCAGTCCCTTTGTCCTGTCCGGTCTGATTGCCTTTGCTTCCAGCTTTCTCCTGTGGCTTAAAGTTCTGGCCGAGGTTCCTTTGAGCTACGCCTACCCCATGGTCAGCTTGGGTTATGTCTTTGTTTTCCTGGCTGCCTGGCTCTTTTTGGGGGAAAGTCTACCACCCTTGCGGATCATGGGTCTGGCCCTGATTGTGGCCGGCATCCTGGCTATTGCCCGCAGTTAAAAGAGAGGGGGCGCCTAACGCGCCCCAGTTTTTTATAACTAGTTACCAAAGAAGAGAAGAATCAATACCAGAAAGAGGATAAAAGCCCAGTTGCCAAAAACAAAGCCGTCTGCCATTACATGAACCCCCTTTCCGAATCCCCCCAGGTTTTAGTTTAGTCTATGCTACCGGCCAGTAGTCGGTTACTGGCAAAAAAACACCCGGCTGGTACCGGGCTAAATAAAGATTATCAGGCCGATTAGCAAGAGGAGAAAGAGAAATAAAAGGCCGCCATCGGCAATAATATCCCTTGCCTCAACATCCGGTTGCATCTGCACTTCCGTCATGGGTATCCCCTCCATTGCGTAGGATTTGATAAGTAAACCTGACTAGCACTGTTTTTACAACATAGCCATTTAACTGGCTACTGGTATTTTATGTGGCTTTCCCTTCACAAGTTACCAAATAAAAAATCCCCCGTTCAGGGGGGTGATAAAGATTAACTAAACATTAAAGCGGAAGTTGATGATATCGCCGTCCTGCACAATATAATCCTTGCCTTCCAGGCGCGCCAGACCTTGTTCCTTGACTTTATTCATATTGCCGCACCGCTCCAGGTCGGCAAAGTTAACCACCTCGGCGCGGATAAAGCCTCGCTCGATATCGCTATGGATTTTACCGGCCGCCGCCCGGGCGTTGGTGCCGGCCTGGATGGTCCAGGCCCGGACTTCGTCTTCGCCAGCGGTTAAGAAAGAGATTAATCCCAGGCGGTGGTAAATGGCCCGGGCCAGACGGTCGATGCCCGGTTCGGTAATGCCCATTTCCCGCAGGAAGTCTTCCCTGTCGCCCGGTTCCAGGCGGGCAATCTCCGCTTCCAGTTCGGCGCAGAGAGTCAATATCGGTAAACCCTTCGGTTGGGCATAGGCCTTGACCTCTTCTTCACCGGCATAATGCCCGGAGCGGAGCTGGTCTTCATCGATATTGACCACTATGATCATGGGCTTAGTTGTCAAAAAGCCCATATGGCGCAGGGTCTGCCATTCCTCTTCCGTTAGGCCGGCTTCCAGCAGGGGCTTTTCGGCTTCCAGGGCTTGGCGGCAATGCTCCAGGGCCTCCCGTTCGGCCTGCATTTCCGGCTTGATTTTCTTGCTGGCGGCAATTCGCTCCAGACGGGTTTCGACCAGTTGCAGATCGGCCAGGAGGAGCTCGGCATTAATAGTCTCCAGGTCCCGCACCGGGTTGAGGTTACCTTCTACGTGGATTATACTATCGTTCCGAAAGGCCCGGACTACATGGATCAGGGCGTCTACTTCCCGGACAGCGGCCAGGAAGGCCGCACCGGCCCCCCGGGTCAACCCCGGGACATCGATAATCTCCAAGGTGGCGGGGGTAACCTTGCGGGGATGGTAAAGGGCCGCCAGGAAATCCAGGCGGGCATCGGGTATGGGCGCCGTCCGGATGTTGGTTTTAGTACGGCCGGCAAAGGCCGAGGTTTCCGCCTCAGCCTGGGTTAAAAGGTTAAACAGGGTCGTTTTGCCTACCAGGGGTAAACCAATAATACCACAGGTCAGGGGCAATTTACTTCACCTCGGCTCAAGTATATCAGTTCAGATAGCAAAAGGGAAGGCCATCTCGGGACACCGGCGAGGCTAATCTAGATTAACCAAAAAGAAAGCCCGGCGGACAGCCGAAATTATTCCGGAGCCCATAACCGGGAATGAGCCGGGATCCCAGGTGGACCTTGATCAAGGGGAACCGGATCAATTAGTGAAAGACTTTTTATACAACGTTAATGAGTTGGGATAGTTAAAGAAAATGTTGAGAATGATCGCAGTTAAGGAGCCAAGAGTAATACCACTGTGGAGTATAATCTGACTCCAGGCGGGGAACATTTTGAAGAAGTCTGGTGCAACCATTGGGATCAGGCCAACACCTATACTAATGGCCACGATGAAGATATTATGGGGGTTGTTTTCGAAATCAACGCGAGAAAGGGTTTTTATCCCGTTGGCTGCCACAACCCCGAACATGGCAATACCGGCTCCCCCCAAAACAGCATAAGGTATGGAGGCAATGATAGTGGCCAGTTTCGGAAATAATCCCAGGGCAGCCAGAATAATACCAGATGTTGCCACTACAAAACGACTTTTCACGCCACTCAAACCTACCAGTCCAACGTTTTGTGCAAAGGCAGTATAGGGGAAGGCATTCAGTACCCCACCGAGCATGGTGGCAAACCCATCGCCTCTTAAGCCCCGCGCTAAATCTTCTTCATCGATTTGCTTACCAACAATCTCCCCCAGGGCCAAGAAATCACCTGTGGATTCCACCATCGTTACCAGCATAACCAGTATCATGGCTCCAATAGCTCCCCAATCAAACTTGGGGAATCCGAAATAAAATGGTCTGTCGATTCCCAACCAGGGGGCTGTGGTTACGCCGGAAAAGTTGACCAAGCCCAGGGGAATTGCAATAAGCATACCGATAAATAGACCTAATAAGACGGAAATATTGGCAATAAAGCCTTTAAAATACTTTTGGATCAAAAGAATGGCCAGAAGGACAATTCCTGCTATAAAAAGATTAGTTAGCGCCCCGTAATTTGCATTACCTGTGCCTCCAGCAGCCCATTCCACACCAACCGGAAGCAAGGATATTCCAATAATAGTTATTACACTGCCGGTGACAACTGGGGGAAAGAAATGCAAAAGCTTGCTAAAATAAGGCGCAAGGAAAAACGCAATCAGACCGGCAACTATTACCGCACCATAAACAGCTTCCATCCCCATGCTCCTGGCGATAATAACCATGGGTGCTACAGCGGCAAAGGAAACTCCTTGAATGACTGGTAAACGGATACCCAGTTTCCAGAAGCCAAGGGTTTGAATCAAAGTCGCAATACCGCAGGTAAACATATCGGCATTGATTAAAAACGCCGTTTCCGCTTTCGTTAAGTGAGCAGCACCGGCAATGATCAGCGGTACAGCGACAGCTCCAGCATACATAGCCAGTACATGCTGTAACCCGTACAGAAAAAGTTGTCCGGTCGGTAACATTTGATCAACCGAATGTTTTGTTTGCAATTAGCATCTCCCCCTGCAGGATGATCTCTGTAAAGTTCTAGTTGATGGGCATTGGGGTTAATAAATTGTAGTTTGGTTTTGTCCCGTCCTTCATCCCCTCCATGATCTGCCGGAACTTTTTCCGGCCTGGGCATTCCTTGATCCTATACCCGCTTTGACATTGTTGACTCATAGCCCCCCTTATTGTTGTTTTGTGTATCTTAAATCTTTTAATGTTTTTTTAGTCTTATTATACCATAAAGGGGAAGGTACCGCCAACTTAAATTTTAACTACGACTAATTGGGAATAAAAT
It encodes the following:
- the rplL gene encoding 50S ribosomal protein L7/L12, with the protein product MSKVQEIIEAVKGLTVLELSELVKALEDEFGVSAAAPVAMAVAPGAAAPAEAPAEEQTEFDVILKEAGDKKINVIKVVREITALGLKEAKALVDEAPKPVKEKVSKEEAESIKAKLEEAGATVEIK
- the rplJ gene encoding 50S ribosomal protein L10 — encoded protein: MNKQREAKVAATQEIKDKLGTSILSILADYRGLNVAEMTKLRRQLREAGVEFKVVKNTLTARAARELGLDGLEPHLQGPTAIAFSATDPVAPAKILNEVVRNSKTFQIKVGVLQGKIIGINEIKALSDLPSREELLAKMVGGFQAPLSGLVNVLAGNMRNLVYALEAIRKQKEAVA
- the rplA gene encoding 50S ribosomal protein L1, with amino-acid sequence MPKHGKRYREVSKLVSRQELYEPDEAIELLKKTASAKFDETVEVAVKLGVDPRHADQQVRGTVVLPNGTGKTRRVLVFAKGDKAKEAEEAGADFVGAEDLVEKIQGGWLDFDVAIATPDMMGLVGRLGRILGPRGLMPNPKAGTVTMDIARAVKEVKAGKIEFRVDKTAIIHAPIGKASFEASKLKENFQALMDALLRAKPATAKGQYLKSVSLATTMGPGIRVNPLRAVK
- the rplK gene encoding 50S ribosomal protein L11 produces the protein MAKKVAAIVKLQVPAGKATPAPPVGPALGQHGVNIMAFVKEFNDRTASQAGLIIPVEITVYEDRSFTFITKTPPAAVLLKKALGIETASGEPNRKKVGKVSREKIREIAEMKMKDLNAASIEAAMRMIEGTARSMGVEVEA
- the nusG gene encoding transcription termination/antitermination protein NusG produces the protein MEKAWYVIHTYSGYENKVKANLEKRVESMNMGDKIFRVVVPMEDEVQIKDGKRKIVKRKVYPGYVMVEMVLTDASWYVVRNTPGVTGFVGTGNKPIPLREEEVDQILQQMGVEEPRPRIDVTVGENVRVTSGPFENFIGSIEEIMPDKGKLRVLVSMFGRETPIELDFNQIEKIG
- the secE gene encoding preprotein translocase subunit SecE; the encoded protein is MVTKSVAKPSANKVAFNERVTKFLKGSWAELKKVHWPTRRELVTYTTVVLVSVLIVAALLSVFDSAFSFLLGKLILR
- the rpmG gene encoding 50S ribosomal protein L33, with amino-acid sequence MRVGITLACTECKRRNYISTKNKKNDPDRIELKKYCSFCGRHTVHKETK
- a CDS encoding SMR family transporter, which produces MPVLLLILLSVFLGAVAQVLFKVGVQHLGQLVFDFQGLARLVFSPFVLSGLIAFASSFLLWLKVLAEVPLSYAYPMVSLGYVFVFLAAWLFLGESLPPLRIMGLALIVAGILAIARS
- the ychF gene encoding redox-regulated ATPase YchF gives rise to the protein MPLTCGIIGLPLVGKTTLFNLLTQAEAETSAFAGRTKTNIRTAPIPDARLDFLAALYHPRKVTPATLEIIDVPGLTRGAGAAFLAAVREVDALIHVVRAFRNDSIIHVEGNLNPVRDLETINAELLLADLQLVETRLERIAASKKIKPEMQAEREALEHCRQALEAEKPLLEAGLTEEEWQTLRHMGFLTTKPMIIVVNIDEDQLRSGHYAGEEEVKAYAQPKGLPILTLCAELEAEIARLEPGDREDFLREMGITEPGIDRLARAIYHRLGLISFLTAGEDEVRAWTIQAGTNARAAAGKIHSDIERGFIRAEVVNFADLERCGNMNKVKEQGLARLEGKDYIVQDGDIINFRFNV
- a CDS encoding nucleobase:cation symporter-2 family protein; translation: MLPTGQLFLYGLQHVLAMYAGAVAVPLIIAGAAHLTKAETAFLINADMFTCGIATLIQTLGFWKLGIRLPVIQGVSFAAVAPMVIIARSMGMEAVYGAVIVAGLIAFFLAPYFSKLLHFFPPVVTGSVITIIGISLLPVGVEWAAGGTGNANYGALTNLFIAGIVLLAILLIQKYFKGFIANISVLLGLFIGMLIAIPLGLVNFSGVTTAPWLGIDRPFYFGFPKFDWGAIGAMILVMLVTMVESTGDFLALGEIVGKQIDEEDLARGLRGDGFATMLGGVLNAFPYTAFAQNVGLVGLSGVKSRFVVATSGIILAALGLFPKLATIIASIPYAVLGGAGIAMFGVVAANGIKTLSRVDFENNPHNIFIVAISIGVGLIPMVAPDFFKMFPAWSQIILHSGITLGSLTAIILNIFFNYPNSLTLYKKSFTN